Part of the Phocoena phocoena chromosome 8, mPhoPho1.1, whole genome shotgun sequence genome, TAACGGGACCGCCACTACCTTGAAAACCATAGCAAAACCATCAACAATTCTAGTTGCTTCAGTCTCAAATAACGGGACAGCCACTACCTCAAAACCCATAGCAACATCTAAAATGATAACACCAGAGGTCTCAACAAATATGACTTCCACCACCTTAAGGTCTACACTCAAAATCACAAGTGTTTCACAAAATATATCCCAGATATCAACATCCACAATGACCACAACTCACAATAGTTCAGTGACgtctgtttcttcatcagtaacaAGTATGTATAAAAATGGACCTATTTTTCCTGTGCTGaaaaaattattgttaaaatgccaCATTTACATCATTCCATTCTgtaaaaatgtagaaatttaGACAATTATTTCTCATTTCCTAAATGAATTAGTTGTAGAGATCAGGAAGAGTCAGTTGACTTAGTAACTATCttgtccctttaaaaaaattagcttcCAACTTAACCATGCCAAATCATGACTGTATGAGATCCATccgtaaataaataatttatcctAACATGGGATTTTATTTTGCATGGTTTGAAAACTTGTCATACCTTTAACTCTTTGAACCTCATTCTAGAAAGGAATTAGGCAGGCTCAGTCTCCATGATTTCTAAACCTAAATCATGGAGAactttggttttaatttacttgtgccataaaaatattttttaatggtattaTATATAGTCACATATGTAGTATTAGTCTCAgcactctttatttttttgcatttgtttaaaatataatgcCTGTGAAACCATGAATTCAAAAACCTTAAGATTCTCTTTTAAGTTATCCAAAGTTGAAGTTCTGTTTAAAAGCTAGTGATTACATTTATCAGAACAAATAGCAGACTTCAtggtttcttttgtgtgtttttatatacTTCTATtccaaatagtttattttttttattactgcaaTTTATGTATTGAAATCAACTTTTAATGTCTCAGGGGCTCTTGActccataaaattaaaatagttaaaattccCAATTTATTCAAAAGGAGAAATTTCAATTAGAAACATTTACTCAAATTGGATCCAGTTTCAAGATTTCAGCTGTTACCCAGACCTGTTTTGTTTAAGGCATGAACTCTTAAGAAAATTCATAAAAGAATTAACCAAATCTTGCTGCCTCTAAGGTTTTGGTAGACCATCCAAGCCCAGTCTCACCTTAAGATCTTGGGGTTGTAGGCACTGGGGATTTAAGGGATGTGTTGGATCAAGTGAAGAAAACTAGAACCAGTCACTAGACACAAAATCATCTGGAGGGCACCTTGATGTGCTTACGATTCCCCCTTGTCCCCAGATCAGCATTCTTACATAGAAATTCAGAATGTTTTAGCTTATTACAATATGTTTAAAAAGCACTAAAGccttaatttttgtttccttttgttttcttctagtcaCAGCAACTATTATTTCTAAGGAAAATAAAGGATCAAAATTTGATACTGGCAGCTTTGTTGGTGGTATTGTATTAACACTGggagttttatcttttctttacaTTGGATGCAAAATGTATTATTCAAGAAGAGGCATTCGGTATAGAACCATGTAAGTTTTGATTGGCCAggacttttttattattattaattctgtATTTAAATCTCATGACAAAATATCAGAGTAGAGCGAGTGTTCATCTCAGGGATTAATAATTTATAGATTTATGAGTTATATTCCCATTAATCCTCTATGCCCAAAGCAAATTGTTTATGTGCAAGCTTGTGATTATAATTATTTGCAAATGCAAATGGATATACCTATAAAAATGATTGTATTTTATTAgtgtcatactttttttttttttttttttaccagagaCCCAAGTTTAGCCAGTCCTTTTCACTTGCTTATACCTCTAATTGCAAGAAATACCATTATCAGGTCTCCTGAGGCTGTTGACCTAGTGTTACTGACAAACACAAGACATACTAAAATAACATCCTTGATAAAAACGtgatttttgctttctgtgacaaagaaaataaagaaattcttCTGACAGCCTCATTTTCCCTGATACTGAGTTGTTAGTATAATATACATTATCAGTTCATCTGTAGCAAAACTGTCTTTTCAGGTGAGCTTTATCAACAAGTCCCCAACAACAAACTATGTCATTCTAAAGATCTGATGGTTTTTGGAGGTATCATCTCCCAATTTTTGTTATTCCAACAAAGTCCTTTCGGTTTTTTCTTTTGAGCCTTATATGTACAAGAGCAAATCCATTCTTTTGATTGTtaatgtatgtataaaataaataccatagaATAGATGACCATTATCCAAGATTTGTTTAAGTTGTCATATGCATATGTGTCTCACACAGAGTTTCCATGTCAGAAACACTTGGGAACTACTAATTGAGCAAAGTAAAATAGAATACGTTACTTTACTATAAGAATACTGTAAGCCTTTGATATGTTGATGTACATTATGAATTTTTAGGAGGAGAATATAGTATGAAAATATGTCTCAAATTTTTCATTGAACTAAGAAAACCAGACTTTAaacaaagtatatttaaattaGAAGTTACCTTCCACATACAGTATCCAACATATCGAACTTACTTTAAAAGCGCATCAAGGTGGTGTTTTGTCAGATTAAAAGCACATTCAGAaacattcattcttttctcttttagatcaacccgtaaaagaaaaaaatacatgaaggaaaCTGACTAAACAGAGTTGActctaaaaatgctttaaaatttgaaatattttttaaaaccactgtGTTTCTAGAAATACTTATCATCTGTTTTCTTGGTAAATTTCACCAGTTAAACAGAAGGCACATTTTGATTATAGTAAATTTAATGCAACTCCTTTTTTATAATATCAATGTTTATTGATATAGTTGAGGCTATAAAATATTGaaggaattaaatttaaatgtgttgttttcattttaaagtgcCTTAACTACAAAGTATATAATTTTAGCTTTATGGACTTTTTCCTCACGTATACATGACCACATAATGCTGCATGCCCTGTGGAGGACATCAGAGTCCAGAATCCCCATAACTGTAAGGACAGAGCTGTGTGGCATGTAAGGAAGGCAGTGTGACTCTAACAGGAGTCTTATTCATGTCAGAACCAGTAGATGGTGAAAACACCATATTTAGTTGAGTCTAAgtacacatttttgtttttgtgtatttccACATTTTAACACCTCTGAAATGGATGTATCTTACAGTCTATGGGATGAGAAAGCATTGTGTTGTAGTTTAATAGGCCATGTTTTTCTTAGtgctacattttttaaagagtGCATTTTAAAGCCAGTAGTTCCTTTGAAGTTATAAATAATGACATTCCATAAGTAAGGACTTAATATTTGTCCCATTAAGGAACCTGAGACCTTCTATATCTAGTAATTATTAGCATTTCTAGTTTTCATTTATTGGATAATAACACTGATTAAAACACTGATTATAGTGTTAACTCCTGTGTTTCTTAGAGTTGCATGGAGAGACAGTGGAGTGAAGTGGTAAGAGATGGGGTTTGGGGCAGACAGACTTAATTTTGATTCTGGTTCTACTGTTGACTAACAGGGTGCCTACCCACGTTTATATAAATGATGTTGTACAGTGTACAGTGGTCAAGACGAGAGTTCACATGCTTGCTTCTGATCTTCTGCGAAATGGAATtgattgattaaataaataaataacattatatatatacatttttttttttttaagtgccctCTCTCTGCTTAGGGGtactgtgatgattaaatgagatatggaTGTAAAGTCTGTAGCATaacacctggcacatagaagatgctcaagaaatgatcgctgttttggttgttttcttttttaaagagggTTATAATAGCTAATTGATGAAAAGTCACACAGGCACTGCAGAGATTTGAGCATAGGTCCATTTCGCAACCTGAATACACTGCTTGAATCCTTAACCAATACAGTATACCAGGTACTTTTTCTTAAGAAACTTTACACAAAGCAATGACAGTTttgattctgaaatttatttattacttaaaattatgAACTATAAGTAGTTTgatacaaatacaaaacaaagtaACTTTAACTTTTGATACATTACAGCGATGAACATGATGCCATCATTTAAGGGACTCCAAGGATCAATGGAAAGAAGATTGATACAACCCTATCaattaattttgatttattattactttagaACAGTATTCTCTTCTTGAAAATAGCATAAACAGGCCATGAATATAATATAcaatgtattatataaatatgtaaagattCCTCATGATTGCTAAAGGTAAAAAGTGtttgatttgggttttttaatgaacatatgtAGCATACAGTTAATGCAATGGTTAGAAAATATATAGTAAGACAAGTCTTGTCCCTTTTTTGTGTGTCATTGGTCACATAGGGCCAGTAATTGGAAAACATCATCAGTGAAGGGTATGATGCCATGTGTTCATACAAATAAGGAGCTTGTCTCAGCACTCAGGATTTTGATGTCTTTGTTGGTCACACAAAGAACCTCAGTGCTGTTAAGAGCTGGATATATCCTAATTACCATTGCCACATAGCAGAAATTATATGAATAAGCCAAGTCTTAAGCATAATTTTAGTTAAAGTGTCTCTTCAGAAAGCATCcatatttcatatgtttaaagCTTAGTTATTTGGTTTAGAAACAAAATGCatgccctcccccaccaaaaaaaaaaaagtcaaataaaactagaaacaatatgTGGGCTTATCCCTGTTAGAGAGCCATTGGAGAGCctgtatttttaataacttctttGGCGCTTTCAATGGCAGTTGATGTAattgccttttctttcctctgtaatTTCAGTAAATTGCAATGTTTAAcataataatgttttaaagacTTAGTTATTAGTGTTAAATAATAAGTTAGATTATTTGCTACTGTGAGAATACTGTCACCACTGGAAATTGCTTTACTTCATGTTCAgctgttaattttatatttagtgaatatttttaaCAGATGTAGAACTGCTTTCAATATCTAGAAATGGTTAACGTAATGTAAACACAcctagccttaaaaaaaaaagactcttatATCATTTCCAAAGCAACATTTAGAACTCTCTTTAGTCCAAACGATAGATGAATGCTGTTTATCAGGCCAGGGATTGTGGGGCTCCCCTCAGGCTACTAAACCTATAGGATGAGAATGCCGCATTTTCGTGCACTGTCAATGTTACTCAAAGATTTGGGGAAACTGCATTTTTATACTAAGACACCAATGTACTTTGGAATAAATTCCTGCAGAGTATTTAAGACAGAAAAGTTCCTGCTTCCTTATTTGGGTCCTCTTCCTCCCGTGCTGACAGGGGGAGGCACGTTCAGATATACCACGTTAATGGAGAGGAAGCACGCAATATTGAGGGACACCATTATCAGCCAGCATATTTTGGAGTGTTTTCAGCTTTACAGTTTATATTCCAGCACTCAAAACTCAGGGTCAAGTTTTGACAAAAGAGGTATTTAGTCATACTGTGTACTAAGATATTGTTTCTTCTACCTTAGATGGTCGCAGTAAATCACACCAATGTCTGACAGTCCAAAAATGAGCTAAGAAGTCCTAAAAAATATGTACCTACATTTAATAGGAATTAAATGTAACTTTTGTGATCAGCTTTTGGTTTGCAGAGAATCAAGAATTCTGATATAAAAGGATCATTTCTACTCACTGTGCATTATGGCCAattgatgtgatgaaaatgaataataaaaattatccagAATATGGATATGACAGGATGGATGGATGTGACACATGGAATGTGGAAGAAATATTATGAAACACATGTGTTTGCATTAGTTTGAAAAAAGAGATGGGGGCTGATAAGTTGTCTGTTACTAACTTAACCATAACTGGTCTTTTAAACACTGCTTCATTTCTTTGCAAAATATACTAAAGATACGTTTTATAGTAATGAGGGCTTTCTAAATTTGATTTGTCTCCTGCATTCTTGATATTTCAGTACTTTAAGTCAGTCAGAACTTTGTAGACAGGACTGAACTTTTCTTGAATGCTTGTTTCTTAgcactttgaaaaatataaaaccactTTTTAAGTACTAAATGTCATTATTTGCCTTTAAAGTTTCCTGTGCTTTAGGTTCGAAATATTTTAGTTATGtcttttttctgtatataagttGTATAATTTGTTACTTTCAAATATCCGTACTTCAATGCAATCAGGTGTTGggggtttttggtttgttgttttgtttttgttttttggttatctGCAGAATTGAGGGAAACAGCTATATAAACCAGTATTTCCCTTTGGAGCACATTTCCTAAGCATAAATTTATCTTCCTTATTATGTTTACTTCAGCAAATGTTCAGTTTTATTTGCATTCTTTGATAATGTATTTACTTGAAGATAAAAGCAATTCAGATGTATGTCTAAATATTAGGTAGAATTCAacctatgattttaaaatttccttggaTAATCCATAGAATGAATAATTCAAATACAGATAATGAGAGCTGGCAGTATATTACAgtgataattttgtatttttcaggaaaaaaaatgtaaagcaaatttctgttactttttttctttttattacaatGACCAACTTTTGGCATTTCATTGTTACTGAGatctatttttagaataaaattttgttaagagtaGTACATGGTTTTGCTTCATTTTATCAAACTCAAGAGAAACTAACAAATAGAAAATGTCCAAAGTAAAAAGGCAGATCGTGGGGGCTAATCTGACACTGTAAGTGTGGTTGCCTGGTTCAGCAGCAGCAGgaacatcacctggaaacttgttaaaaGTGCAAATTCTTGAGTCCCatcccaaacctactgaatcacaaactctggggtggagcccagcagTGTTTTAGCAATCCTATCAGGTTATTCTGATGAACACCAGAGTATGAGAGGCACTGCTCAAAGGATTTTCATTTGAAGcctcttatttgttcttctgggtagaacttttaaaacaggtatattcgggacttccctggtggcacagtggttaagaatccacctaccaatgcaggggacacaggttcatgctctggtccgggaagatcccacatgccggtggaacaactaagcccgtgtgtcacaactactgaccctgcactctagagcccgcaagccacaactactgagcccgcatgccacaactactgaagccggtgcacctagagcccgtgctctgcaacaagagaggccacagcaatgagaagcccatgcaccaaaatgaagagtagcccccttttgccgcaactagagaaagcctgcacacagcaatgaagacccaatgcagccaaaaataaaataaataactttgttttttaaaaaaacaggtatATTCgtggtagaaatttaaaaattaccatttctTATGTAAATCAGCTGCAAATGCATTAACGTATAGTATGGTATTTTCAACACTTCTTTTCCTTTACAACTGGAAATAATTTAACTATATCTAAGGGTAACTTATATGTTATTATAAGGTAACCAAGGCGAAAAGGTGCAGTCTTcagaaaatttatataataaaaagtacTCTTTCAGCAATATTTGTACACAATTCTTCCTCCCCATCATTACTTCGGCTTCACTCTGGGCAAAGTTACTCCCCCAGCAACTTCAGGCTTGAATGTGTGTCTTGTTTGGGTCAACAGTGGTATGAGTGTAGATATAATAAACATCACGTGTCCAGAAAAAAATACCCTTTTAAGTTTCAGCTAATTATTGATGttatacatacaaaaaaaatgcagattgTCTTCACCAAGATGGCAACAGAAGCACAGCTAATAACTATTCATGCACTGAGAAAATCCTGGAATGCAGGAGTGAGGGTGAAACACCCCCTTGCACCACAGAAACCAAGAGAGACCACATTAAAGAGGTAAGaggagggacttcactggtggcacagtggttaagaatccgcctgccaatgcaggggacacgggttcgagccctggtccgggaagatcccacatgccgtggtgcagctaagcccgtgtgccacaactgctgtgcctgtgctctagagcccgtgagccacaactactgaacccgagtgccacaactactgaagcccatgtgcctagagcctgtgctctgcaacaagagaagccaccatgataagaagcctgtgcaccacaaccaagagaagcccccgcttgccacaactagagaaagcccaagcacagcaaagacccaatgcagccaaaaataaataaattaaataaataaatttaaaaaaaaaaaaaaggtaagaggaGTGGCTACATGGTGACTGCACTGCCCGTCCCCCCAGCCTGGCACAACACCATGCCAAGAGGTCTCCCTTGAACCTCTGGTTACCCCATTTGGAAAAGAGCACAGTGTGGACATCTAGCTCCCCCAGTATTGTGGTTCACTTCTTGGGAGCCCACATTCCAGTCTCACCCCATGGGAATTGCAGGGAAGTCTGTGGGGCTTGACCACCAGGAATCTGACAGAGAAGAGGGGAAGGGCTTGCAGTAACCAACACTCAGAATGTGGCAGACTGAGTTCCAACCTGCAGCATGCAGGTGTAGTCCCAGCCAGCAGCTTGGCACATCTGCAGAATCAAGTTGGTGGCACAGTCTAACCAGGGAACTCAGTGGGGTGCAGGTCTGCCTGATTTGGGTCCTCAAACAAAGAGACTTAGCAGCCCTGGAGCCTGGTCTACCTCCATCCCAGAAAGTTGAGTCATATCCTGGCCCACtgctgaaatggaaaaaatagaaacatacaaaCTGCCTAACTGAATtcagaagaaataggaaatctgcACAGACCAATTATTAATAAGGAGactgaaacagtaatcaaaagttTTCCAACACAAAAAGACCAGGACCTGATAGCATCACTGGAGAATTATACAAAACATTGAAAGAAGAATTAATGgcaatccttctcaaatgcttccaaaaaatcaaagaggaaggaacactcccaaactcattttatgaggccagcattaccctaataccaaagccagaaaaggacactaccagaaaagaaaaccagaggccaatatccctgatgaatatagatgcaaaaattctcaatagaatattagcaaactgaatttagcAACACAcaaaaaggatcattcaccatgatcattCACCAAAATCCCTGGGATTTTTATCTCGTTGATGCAAGGATGATTTAACATATGCAAATAAGTCAGtctgatacatcacattaatagaatgaatgaaaaaatatcatCTCaatgacacagaaaaagcatttgaaaaattcaacatccattcatgatttaaaaaacttaacattttatgtattaaggaatgtacctcaacataataaaagtcatatatgacaagcccacagctaacatagtCATTAGTGAAAGGGTTGAAAGTTTATCCTgcaagatcaagaacaagacaagagttcactctcaccactcctattcaacactcCTagtcaacatagtactggaagtcctagccagagcaatcaggcaagaaaaataaaaggcatcagaattggaaaggaagaagtaaaatcgtCCCtatttgcagacgacatgattttatatataaaaaagtcctaaagatgccaccaaaaaactttAGGTCTattcaacaaattcagtaaagttgcagtatacaaaattaacattcaaaaacagtagcatttctatacactaacaatgaattatctgaaaaagaaataaagaaaatggtcccatttacaatagcatcaaaaacaataaaatacttagtaataaacttaaccaaggagatgaaagatctctactctgaaattataaaacactgatgaaagaaattgaagaagacacaaagaaatggaaatgtatcctgtgttcctggattggaagagttaatattgttaaaatatgaaCACTACCGAAAGCcttctagagattcaatgcaatccctatcaagattgaaatggcatttttttacagaagtagaacaaaaatccAAACATTTAGATGGAACCACAAGGACCCCAAAgagtcaaagcaatcctgagagagaagaaagcaggaggcatcatacttcctgatttcaagctatattataaagctatagtaatcagggcagtatggtactgacacataaaaacagacacatagaacaaTGGAGCAGAATCCAGGTCCCAAAAATAACCCCTGCATATATGGTCAagtatttgacaagggagccaaaatttctcaatggagaaaaagtcTTTTTGAATAGTGGTGCTAGGAAatttggatattcacatgtaaaagagtgaaattagacccctatcttacactcctcacaaaaattaactcaaatggattaaagacttacatgtaaaaaccataaaactcctagaaaaaaacataggaacaaagctccttgacatgggtcttggcaatggtttttggatatgacacaaagcaaaagcaacaaaatcaaaaataaacaagtgggaccacatcaaactaaaaagcttctgcatagcaaaagaaatgatcaacaaaatgaaaagacaaccaatgGAAAgggtaaaaatatttgcaaaccatatatctaataaggggttaatatccaaagtgtATAATGAACT contains:
- the TMEM123 gene encoding porimin, giving the protein MAPRPRASYPPGRGTSLQGAAWRCPSRPPSAADGSAALLMAVVIIMEVDLTDYYSASSPQVLFSHTGESSNFNVKPSETPVSPVSKMTATTSKPIAKPSSTAAASVSNNGTATTLKTIAKPSTILVASVSNNGTATTSKPIATSKMITPEVSTNMTSTTLRSTLKITSVSQNISQISTSTMTTTHNSSVTSVSSSVTITATIISKENKGSKFDTGSFVGGIVLTLGVLSFLYIGCKMYYSRRGIRYRTIDEHDAII